One genomic window of Cetobacterium ceti includes the following:
- a CDS encoding uracil-xanthine permease family protein: protein MENKLVLQVDEKPGSLSTWVLLSLQHIFAAFSGIVTVPIIFGSSLGFNTLEMGEIISDMLIVSGVITIFQCYGFGKFGSKLPQVMGSNFTFIGPGLAIGGAAIALNGGSPQGAYGAILGASLIGALVQTILGSFTDKLREIFPPVVQGCVVSLIGMTIIGVAVDWFAGGFGAPDYGSPSNLLLGFSVLAITIFLNQYGRGIFSSGAIFFGILSGYIIAGIMGKLDLSPILSAGYIHLPRPLKYGMEFKIQYIIPFVIAYLVALVESTGDTLACGKVCGVDMEKEGERLKGALMWGGMGSFVGALFNVTPTTTFSQNTGIVSLTGVASRWVVMGSGILLVLMGFFPKFSALVAVMPNPVLGGAGVVMFGMIAAVGIGIFREVDYTKGNMIIVGISISAGLAVTLKPEVLSKLPEFVRTILSSGITTGTLVAVFLSMMFTKFKGGEQ, encoded by the coding sequence ATGGAAAATAAATTGGTTTTACAGGTGGATGAAAAACCGGGAAGTCTTTCAACTTGGGTGCTACTCTCCTTACAACATATATTTGCAGCTTTTAGTGGAATTGTCACTGTACCCATTATTTTTGGAAGTTCCTTGGGGTTTAATACTCTAGAAATGGGTGAAATAATAAGTGATATGTTAATTGTTTCAGGAGTTATAACAATATTTCAATGTTATGGATTTGGAAAGTTTGGAAGTAAGCTCCCTCAAGTGATGGGGTCAAACTTTACCTTTATAGGTCCAGGGTTAGCCATAGGAGGAGCTGCCATTGCTTTAAATGGTGGCTCTCCCCAAGGGGCCTATGGGGCAATACTTGGAGCTTCCCTAATAGGGGCCTTGGTACAAACCATACTTGGAAGTTTTACAGATAAATTAAGGGAGATATTTCCCCCTGTGGTTCAGGGGTGTGTGGTTTCCCTAATTGGAATGACCATAATAGGAGTTGCTGTGGACTGGTTTGCAGGGGGATTTGGTGCTCCTGATTACGGTTCACCTAGTAATCTTTTACTGGGATTTTCAGTTTTAGCCATAACCATATTTTTAAATCAATATGGAAGGGGAATATTTTCCTCTGGAGCTATATTCTTTGGAATTTTAAGTGGATATATTATAGCTGGAATAATGGGTAAATTGGATTTATCTCCAATTTTAAGTGCTGGATATATTCATTTACCTAGACCTTTAAAATATGGAATGGAATTTAAAATTCAATATATAATTCCCTTTGTAATTGCATACTTAGTTGCCCTGGTGGAGTCAACTGGGGACACCCTTGCCTGTGGAAAGGTTTGTGGTGTGGATATGGAAAAGGAGGGGGAAAGATTAAAGGGAGCTCTAATGTGGGGAGGAATGGGAAGCTTTGTAGGTGCCCTATTTAACGTAACTCCTACAACAACCTTTAGTCAAAATACAGGAATAGTATCTCTAACTGGTGTGGCTAGCCGTTGGGTAGTTATGGGTTCAGGAATACTACTTGTGTTAATGGGATTTTTCCCTAAGTTTTCAGCTCTGGTGGCAGTGATGCCAAACCCTGTTTTAGGAGGGGCTGGAGTGGTTATGTTTGGAATGATAGCTGCTGTGGGAATAGGTATTTTTAGAGAGGTGGATTATACAAAGGGAAATATGATAATAGTGGGAATATCAATAAGTGCTGGATTGGCAGTGACTTTAAAACCTGAGGTATTATCTAAATTACCAGAATTTGTAAGAACTATTTTATCCTCTGGAATTACCACAGGAACCCTAGTAGCAGTATTTCTTTCCATGATGTTTACAAAGTTTAAAGGGGGAGAACAATGA